A genome region from Pseudomonas helmanticensis includes the following:
- a CDS encoding tail assembly protein, with protein MAMQTDQQKIQTVLLSGSLARLFGRKHRVTTSGGFRDVMGYFKQFSGFERYMNESAGKGLRFALFNGRENLSQDELGKPTGKEVLRIVPVIAGSKRAGSLQTIVGSVMIAAAFVLSFTPFAGASPFLYQMGTAMVIGGVLQMLSPQAKGLGAQDSPAHRASYSFNGPVNTSAQGNPVGLLYGQLVVGSSVISAGIYAQDQL; from the coding sequence ATGGCAATGCAAACAGATCAACAAAAAATTCAGACGGTCCTGTTATCCGGATCCCTGGCGCGATTGTTTGGGCGCAAGCATCGTGTGACAACTTCCGGCGGGTTTCGGGATGTCATGGGTTACTTCAAGCAGTTCTCCGGTTTCGAAAGATACATGAACGAAAGCGCTGGCAAAGGGCTTCGGTTTGCGCTGTTCAATGGTCGGGAAAATCTTTCGCAAGATGAACTGGGTAAGCCTACCGGCAAAGAGGTGCTGCGAATTGTGCCGGTCATTGCAGGATCAAAGCGCGCGGGATCACTTCAAACCATTGTCGGCAGTGTGATGATCGCTGCCGCATTCGTACTGTCGTTTACGCCATTCGCCGGTGCTTCACCTTTTCTGTATCAAATGGGAACCGCGATGGTGATCGGTGGTGTTTTGCAAATGCTGTCCCCCCAAGCTAAAGGCCTGGGGGCTCAGGACAGCCCCGCCCATCGCGCCAGCTACAGCTTCAACGGCCCGGTCAACACCAGCGCCCAAGGTAATCCGGTAGGTCTGTTGTATGGCCAGTTGGTCGTCGGCAGTTCCGTGATCAGCGCAGGTATCTACGCGCAGGATCAACTCTAG
- a CDS encoding phage tail terminator protein: MKMTPLVTQLRAQCPTLGNRITVGIDVAALQADAALQIPCASITSLADAANNSTSQNLTTQPIRDRFEIVLALDASDATKALDLLHDLRAELWRALVGFKPDKDYSAIAYDGGELVSINSSRAFYRLRFFAEFQLGRNLPSQPAESWHERELDGLSSFTGATVRVDAIDPADPNLKRPGPDGRVEMTFSGDVTP, encoded by the coding sequence ATGAAAATGACCCCTCTGGTCACGCAATTGCGTGCTCAGTGCCCGACGCTGGGCAATCGAATCACCGTGGGCATTGACGTCGCTGCACTGCAAGCCGATGCGGCGCTACAAATTCCGTGCGCCAGCATCACATCGCTGGCCGATGCAGCCAACAACAGCACCTCACAAAACCTCACCACCCAACCGATCCGCGACCGCTTCGAAATCGTCCTGGCGCTTGACGCCAGCGACGCTACAAAAGCGCTGGATCTGTTGCATGACCTGCGTGCCGAGTTGTGGCGCGCATTGGTTGGGTTCAAGCCGGACAAAGACTACAGCGCCATCGCTTATGACGGCGGCGAGCTGGTCTCGATCAACAGCAGCCGGGCTTTCTATCGGCTGCGCTTTTTTGCCGAGTTCCAGCTCGGCCGCAATCTGCCAAGTCAGCCTGCGGAGAGTTGGCACGAACGCGAACTGGACGGTTTGTCGTCCTTTACCGGGGCCACCGTGCGGGTCGATGCGATCGACCCCGCCGACCCCAACCTGAAACGCCCGGGCCCCGATGGGCGCGTGGAAATGACTTTCTCTGGAGACGTAACCCCATGA
- a CDS encoding phage tail protein — protein MTDLILAGSKGGGAKPRPSVEAPDSLQSTAYARILDLVSEGEIVGLKNDARSVFLDETPLANDDGSLNFNGVTLDVRTGSQDQAHIPGFPAVENETVAAVELRSDQPWTKAFTNLQLSAVRIRLAVARLAQTNTSNGDTNGYTVKYAIDLATDGGAFVEVLTSAFSGKTTTKYERSHRIDLPAAKSGWTVRVRRLTPNSTSGAIADTTSVESSTEVIDAKLRYPGSAIIGLQFDASQFQSIPSRSFELLGRIIRVPGNYDPQSRTYSGIWDGTFKSAWTDNPAWIYYDLLLHPRYGLGHLLNAGQVDKWELYRIGQYCDQPVSDGKGGTEPRFTCNLYLSVRADALKVLQDLATTFRGMSYWGAGSVMAVADMPEDPVYTYSNGNVIDGKFVYGGSAKKTRFTVALVSWNDPTDFYRQKVQYVDDADGIARYGVQQTEITATGCTSQAQAQRIGKWALLTNRLETESVTFSVGLDGTLARPGQIIRVADNDRAGRRIGGRLRGATLDTLTLDAHVTAEAGDTLTLVMPTGKAVSRVIKSVSISDEAQRVVLTQPLSELPPAQSMWAIDSVSLAAQQFRVLSIAEDFTDTEIKYSISAVKHVPSKYGAIDNGSRIERPPVTVIPPGVQAPPTSVTISNNHFVDQGSAVGVMTIEWARPANAIAYEVYWRKNDSEWVYAGRTGGSSMEVRGIYAGRYVAKVRAINALDIGSIYATSVETQLSGKTTPPPSVTFLKADSLLFGIGLKWEFPAGAEDTQRTEIWYGPTANLEAAIKLADLAYPQSDYTMQSLLAGSSFFFWARLVDRTGNIGPWYPTGNGVLGQASSEAGPILDMLAGKISQTELGKDLLGEIEKIPGLQSRVDALDESYDPTRTYAKYAVVRQGDRLYQAKALVPVNLPPPNAEYWVDVGQTVETATGLVQQVGTNTADINKIDGALTAQAAAFQALRAASRDDNGEGELADALKGWTSTAAIAVESSVRASQNEATAQRLSTVEVTTDLNTAIVTSLEKAVTTTNAATASKIDQLTAQVGQNSATVRETATALADTSGKLSTLWSVKMDTTAGGQKYAASFGLGLQVDPSGVSSQFVVRADTFMLLNLAKGTPTSPFTVAGNQTFINSAFIQDGTITNAKIGNVIQSTALANNGTPIWTLDKGGRWTVVDQAGTVRVEMGMLST, from the coding sequence ATGACTGACCTCATTCTCGCTGGCAGCAAAGGTGGCGGCGCCAAGCCGCGCCCCTCCGTGGAGGCGCCAGACAGCCTGCAAAGCACGGCTTACGCTCGTATCCTCGATCTCGTCAGCGAAGGCGAGATTGTCGGTCTGAAAAACGACGCCCGCTCAGTGTTTCTGGATGAAACACCGCTGGCCAACGACGACGGTAGCCTGAACTTCAATGGCGTCACGCTGGATGTTCGTACCGGTAGCCAGGATCAGGCACATATCCCCGGTTTTCCCGCAGTGGAGAACGAGACGGTCGCAGCGGTCGAGTTGCGTAGTGATCAACCGTGGACCAAGGCCTTTACCAACCTGCAATTGTCGGCTGTGCGGATTCGTCTGGCGGTGGCGCGACTGGCGCAGACCAACACCAGCAACGGCGACACTAACGGTTATACAGTCAAATACGCGATCGATCTGGCCACCGATGGCGGTGCCTTCGTCGAAGTGCTGACGTCTGCGTTCAGTGGCAAAACCACCACCAAGTACGAGCGATCGCACCGTATCGATCTGCCTGCGGCCAAAAGTGGCTGGACCGTGCGAGTACGCCGGTTGACCCCCAATTCCACCAGCGGCGCCATTGCCGACACCACCAGTGTCGAATCGAGTACTGAGGTGATCGACGCCAAGTTGCGCTATCCCGGCTCGGCGATCATCGGTTTGCAATTTGATGCTTCGCAGTTTCAGTCGATTCCTTCACGTTCGTTTGAATTGCTCGGACGAATCATCCGGGTGCCCGGCAACTACGATCCGCAGAGCCGCACGTACAGCGGCATTTGGGACGGTACGTTCAAATCGGCCTGGACCGACAACCCGGCGTGGATTTACTACGATTTGCTGCTGCATCCGCGTTATGGCCTGGGCCATTTGCTCAATGCCGGTCAGGTGGATAAATGGGAGCTGTACCGCATCGGTCAGTATTGCGACCAGCCAGTCTCCGACGGCAAGGGCGGGACTGAACCGCGCTTCACCTGCAACCTGTATTTGTCGGTGCGTGCCGATGCCCTGAAGGTTTTGCAGGATCTGGCGACCACGTTTCGTGGCATGTCGTATTGGGGGGCGGGCTCGGTCATGGCAGTGGCCGACATGCCGGAAGACCCGGTGTACACCTACTCCAACGGCAACGTCATTGATGGCAAGTTCGTCTATGGCGGGTCGGCGAAAAAGACCCGGTTCACCGTGGCGCTGGTCAGTTGGAATGATCCGACGGACTTCTACCGGCAGAAGGTTCAGTACGTCGATGATGCTGATGGTATCGCTCGCTATGGTGTACAGCAGACGGAGATCACTGCGACCGGTTGTACGTCTCAGGCCCAGGCCCAACGCATTGGTAAGTGGGCACTGCTGACCAATCGCCTGGAAACTGAAAGTGTCACTTTCTCGGTCGGTCTGGACGGGACGCTGGCGCGTCCGGGGCAAATTATCCGTGTGGCTGACAACGACCGTGCCGGCCGACGGATTGGTGGTCGCCTGCGTGGTGCAACACTCGATACGCTGACCCTGGATGCCCACGTGACCGCCGAAGCTGGCGATACTCTCACCTTGGTCATGCCGACCGGCAAAGCCGTATCACGTGTGATCAAGTCAGTGAGTATCAGTGACGAGGCGCAGCGTGTGGTCCTTACTCAGCCTTTGAGCGAGTTGCCGCCGGCGCAGTCGATGTGGGCCATTGATTCCGTTTCTCTGGCTGCACAGCAATTTCGCGTGTTGTCGATTGCTGAAGACTTCACCGACACTGAAATCAAGTACAGCATCAGCGCCGTCAAACATGTGCCGAGCAAGTACGGCGCAATCGACAACGGCTCCCGCATCGAGCGCCCCCCTGTCACGGTCATACCGCCAGGCGTTCAGGCGCCGCCGACTTCAGTCACGATCAGCAATAACCACTTCGTCGATCAGGGCAGTGCAGTCGGTGTGATGACCATCGAGTGGGCGCGCCCGGCCAACGCCATTGCATATGAAGTTTACTGGCGCAAGAACGACAGTGAATGGGTGTATGCCGGTCGAACCGGCGGTTCGTCGATGGAGGTACGCGGCATTTATGCCGGGCGTTACGTGGCCAAAGTGCGAGCCATCAACGCGCTGGACATCGGTTCGATCTATGCGACTTCGGTGGAAACGCAACTCTCCGGGAAAACCACGCCACCGCCTTCAGTGACGTTCCTCAAGGCTGACAGCCTGCTGTTCGGTATCGGCCTGAAGTGGGAGTTTCCGGCGGGCGCTGAAGACACGCAGCGAACCGAAATCTGGTACGGGCCAACGGCAAATCTTGAAGCCGCTATCAAGCTGGCCGACCTGGCGTATCCGCAAAGTGATTACACGATGCAGAGCCTGTTGGCCGGTTCGTCGTTCTTCTTCTGGGCGAGGCTGGTCGATCGTACGGGCAATATCGGGCCGTGGTATCCGACTGGCAACGGGGTGCTGGGGCAAGCCAGTTCGGAGGCTGGACCGATTCTCGACATGCTCGCGGGCAAGATCTCGCAGACCGAACTGGGGAAAGATCTGCTCGGTGAAATCGAGAAAATTCCCGGTTTGCAAAGTCGGGTTGATGCCCTGGATGAAAGCTATGATCCGACGAGGACATATGCGAAATATGCCGTCGTCCGTCAGGGCGATCGCTTGTATCAGGCCAAGGCGCTGGTCCCCGTCAATCTGCCACCGCCGAACGCCGAGTATTGGGTCGATGTAGGGCAAACGGTCGAGACTGCCACTGGACTGGTTCAGCAGGTCGGGACCAACACCGCTGATATCAATAAGATCGATGGCGCACTGACGGCTCAGGCTGCTGCATTCCAGGCGCTGCGCGCCGCATCGCGAGATGATAACGGTGAAGGCGAGTTGGCAGATGCGCTCAAAGGGTGGACCAGTACGGCGGCCATCGCCGTCGAAAGCAGTGTCAGGGCGTCGCAGAATGAGGCCACGGCGCAGCGTCTTTCAACCGTTGAGGTCACCACTGATCTGAACACGGCAATTGTCACTTCGCTCGAAAAAGCGGTGACAACCACTAACGCTGCGACAGCCTCGAAAATTGACCAGTTGACCGCACAGGTCGGGCAAAACAGTGCGACCGTGAGGGAGACCGCAACTGCACTGGCGGATACCAGCGGTAAGTTGTCGACTTTGTGGTCGGTGAAAATGGACACGACTGCAGGTGGCCAGAAATATGCGGCGTCGTTCGGCCTAGGTCTTCAGGTTGATCCATCCGGTGTTTCATCGCAGTTCGTCGTGCGTGCGGACACCTTCATGTTGTTAAACCTGGCCAAAGGCACGCCGACTTCACCGTTCACGGTCGCTGGTAATCAGACGTTCATCAATTCCGCTTTCATCCAGGACGGCACGATCACAAACGCAAAAATTGGCAATGTCATCCAATCCACGGCATTAGCCAACAATGGCACTCCCATCTGGACGCTGGACAAGGGCGGACGATGGACGGTGGTGGATCAGGCCGGCACGGTTCGGGTTGAAATGGGGATGCTCTCAACATGA
- a CDS encoding phage tail tube protein, whose amino-acid sequence MGQLIAGTCYVKVDGAQLTINGGCEAPLMAVKRETVVPGFYKETDIAPSFKVTALHTADFPLKKLIEGTDITVTCEFSNGKVYVLAGAYLVEEPVSKGDDATIELKFEGIKGTWQ is encoded by the coding sequence ATGGGTCAACTGATTGCAGGCACCTGCTACGTCAAGGTCGACGGCGCACAACTGACTATCAATGGCGGCTGCGAAGCCCCGCTGATGGCCGTCAAACGCGAAACCGTCGTGCCGGGTTTCTACAAGGAAACCGATATCGCACCGTCGTTCAAAGTGACTGCGCTGCACACCGCCGACTTCCCGCTGAAGAAGCTGATCGAAGGCACCGACATCACCGTCACCTGCGAATTCAGCAACGGCAAAGTCTACGTGCTGGCCGGCGCCTATCTGGTTGAAGAGCCAGTCTCCAAGGGCGATGACGCCACCATCGAACTGAAATTCGAAGGCATCAAGGGGACCTGGCAATGA
- a CDS encoding phage tail sheath subtilisin-like domain-containing protein has translation MAIGFSNIPADIRVPLFYAEMDNSAANSASSTMRRLIVAQVNDNIAPTEVGKLVLVSSVALAKSIGGQGSMLASMYETFRKADPIGEIWCLPLHNAEGAVAKGVLTLTGTATQAGLLNLYVGGVRVQATVVNGGTAAQAATALAQKINATADLPVSAAAAEGVVTLNAKWTGDSGNDISLQFNRLGKSNGEETPAGLTAAITAMTGGAGVPDQVEAIAALGDEPFEFIALPWSDLSTLNTWQAVMDDSTGRWSWAKQLFGHVYSAKRGTVGTLVAAGQARNDQHMTIQALEPGVPQPFWVQAAALAARTAVFISADASRPTQSGSLPGVDPAPASERFTLTERQSLLNYGIATAYYEGGYVRIQRSITTYQKNAYGQADNSYLDSETMHQSAFIVRRLQSVITSKYGRHKLASDGTRFGAGQPIVTPATIRGELIAQYAKLELEGHVENAELFAEHLIVERDVQDPSRVNVLFPPDYINGLRVFALLNQFRLQYDDAA, from the coding sequence ATGGCGATCGGATTCAGCAACATCCCCGCGGACATTCGTGTACCGCTGTTCTATGCCGAAATGGACAACTCGGCCGCCAATAGCGCGAGTTCGACCATGCGCCGTTTGATCGTGGCTCAGGTCAACGACAACATCGCACCGACTGAAGTCGGCAAACTGGTGTTGGTGTCCAGCGTTGCGCTGGCGAAAAGCATCGGCGGCCAAGGCTCGATGCTCGCCTCGATGTACGAGACCTTCCGCAAGGCCGACCCGATCGGCGAGATCTGGTGCCTGCCGCTGCACAACGCTGAAGGCGCCGTCGCCAAAGGCGTGTTGACCCTCACCGGCACCGCGACCCAGGCCGGTCTGCTCAATCTCTACGTCGGTGGCGTGCGTGTGCAAGCCACCGTGGTCAACGGTGGCACCGCAGCCCAAGCCGCCACCGCACTGGCGCAGAAAATCAACGCCACGGCCGACCTGCCGGTCAGCGCTGCCGCTGCTGAAGGTGTGGTCACCCTGAACGCCAAATGGACTGGCGACAGCGGCAACGACATCAGCCTGCAATTCAATCGCCTGGGCAAGAGCAACGGCGAAGAAACCCCGGCCGGCCTGACTGCTGCAATCACCGCCATGACCGGCGGCGCCGGTGTGCCGGATCAGGTTGAAGCGATCGCCGCACTGGGTGATGAACCGTTCGAATTCATCGCACTGCCATGGTCCGATCTGTCGACCCTCAACACCTGGCAAGCCGTCATGGATGACAGCACCGGTCGTTGGTCGTGGGCCAAGCAACTGTTCGGTCACGTCTACAGCGCCAAGCGCGGCACCGTCGGTACTCTGGTTGCTGCCGGCCAGGCACGCAACGACCAGCACATGACCATTCAGGCGCTGGAACCGGGCGTACCGCAACCGTTCTGGGTACAGGCTGCCGCACTGGCTGCACGCACCGCCGTGTTCATCTCCGCCGACGCCAGCCGTCCGACCCAAAGCGGCAGCCTGCCGGGCGTTGATCCGGCGCCGGCGAGCGAGCGCTTCACCCTGACCGAGCGTCAGTCGCTGCTCAACTACGGCATCGCCACCGCCTACTACGAAGGCGGTTACGTGCGTATCCAGCGCTCGATTACCACCTACCAGAAAAACGCTTACGGGCAGGCCGACAACTCCTACCTGGACAGCGAAACCATGCACCAGTCGGCGTTCATCGTGCGCCGTCTGCAAAGCGTGATCACCAGCAAATACGGCCGGCACAAACTGGCGTCCGACGGCACCCGCTTCGGCGCCGGCCAGCCGATCGTCACCCCGGCGACCATCCGTGGTGAGCTGATCGCCCAGTACGCCAAGCTCGAACTGGAAGGCCACGTGGAGAATGCCGAGCTGTTCGCCGAGCACCTGATCGTCGAGCGCGACGTGCAGGATCCGAGCCGCGTCAACGTGCTGTTCCCGCCGGATTACATCAACGGTCTGCGCGTGTTCGCACTGCTCAACCAATTCCGTCTGCAGTACGACGACGCGGCTTGA
- a CDS encoding phage tail assembly protein: MSGAVKLQVAIEAHGEPLTELVLRRPTVQEVRAIKALPYKIDKSEEVSLDMDVAAKYIAVCAGIPPSSVNQLDLADLNALSWAVASFFMSAASEPSPT; this comes from the coding sequence ATGAGCGGCGCCGTGAAGCTTCAGGTTGCGATCGAAGCTCACGGCGAGCCCCTGACCGAACTCGTCCTGCGCCGTCCAACGGTGCAGGAAGTGCGAGCGATCAAGGCGCTGCCGTACAAGATCGACAAGAGCGAAGAAGTCAGCCTCGACATGGACGTGGCGGCCAAATACATCGCCGTGTGCGCCGGCATTCCGCCGTCGTCGGTCAACCAGTTGGATCTGGCTGACCTCAACGCGCTGAGCTGGGCTGTTGCGAGTTTTTTCATGAGTGCGGCGTCGGAGCCATCACCGACCTGA
- a CDS encoding DUF2635 domain-containing protein: MSNRITVLPAAGRAVPDPEAGDLLPLEGREVLDSAWWRRRLADGDITIKTAKAAKPQGAK, translated from the coding sequence ATGAGCAATCGCATCACCGTATTGCCGGCCGCCGGCCGCGCCGTACCTGACCCGGAGGCCGGCGATCTGCTGCCCCTCGAAGGCCGTGAAGTGCTGGACAGCGCCTGGTGGCGCCGACGTCTGGCCGACGGCGATATCACAATCAAAACCGCAAAAGCGGCTAAACCACAGGGAGCCAAATAA
- a CDS encoding phage tail protein produces the protein MADEETKVKTPVLITGIDELSPKLGALRAKVDSFKKNLEQTGLGKLDISGLFKGGSVITPFVEGIKSAAAFQGKLTEVSDTAKTVDLPAAPKVAAQTMNVFSASMEKVSTAVNAALVPAVGAVVIGLEPMLNGFGSLLADNPELVQGLAAGAIAFSAMQTAVTGATQVFDIMSLVMKANPIMLIATGIALAAGLIVAYWKPISTFFSELWQKIAPVVIPMAEFFKTMFSYTPLGMLINNWGPVTEFFSSFWRGIKAVAVPAFEFFKALFAWTPQGLIVNNWGIISPIFTAIFARIQENATSFFANLKEAFSWTPWGLIVNNWGPVTQLLAAIFDLLTALIVPLKETLRSVFNDYVPMDKINELWGQVPAFFAEKTESIRAVMMALGAIFGLPFMGSPLDMFDLKWSPLTDRIREFADKIESYMAPIREMLGGSFGGFITKITGKIEGFADAQKKTNAEGKGELAPAFFGGASEAASGALSEPGNSLQKPLMQGGSLPQSSSALIQQSAINNRTQLEGGLTVSFVNAPPGMRTDQPQTNQPGLALSSRIGYRSLSVGGSNELA, from the coding sequence ATGGCAGACGAAGAAACCAAAGTGAAAACCCCGGTGCTGATCACGGGCATCGATGAACTGTCGCCCAAGCTCGGCGCGTTGCGAGCGAAGGTCGACAGCTTCAAGAAAAACCTCGAACAGACCGGCCTCGGCAAACTGGACATCAGCGGTCTGTTCAAGGGCGGCAGCGTGATCACGCCGTTTGTCGAGGGGATCAAGTCGGCGGCCGCGTTTCAGGGCAAGTTGACCGAAGTCAGCGACACGGCAAAAACCGTCGACTTGCCCGCCGCGCCGAAAGTCGCCGCACAGACCATGAACGTGTTCAGTGCGTCGATGGAGAAGGTCTCGACGGCGGTGAATGCCGCGTTGGTGCCGGCGGTTGGCGCGGTGGTGATCGGTCTTGAACCCATGCTCAACGGTTTCGGCAGCTTGCTGGCCGACAACCCCGAGCTGGTACAAGGCCTCGCGGCGGGAGCCATCGCCTTCTCGGCAATGCAAACCGCGGTGACGGGCGCGACCCAAGTGTTCGACATCATGAGCCTGGTGATGAAGGCCAACCCGATCATGCTGATCGCCACCGGGATTGCCCTGGCCGCCGGTTTGATCGTCGCCTACTGGAAACCGATCTCGACGTTTTTCAGCGAGCTCTGGCAGAAGATTGCGCCGGTAGTGATCCCGATGGCCGAGTTCTTCAAGACAATGTTCAGCTACACCCCGCTGGGAATGCTGATCAACAACTGGGGACCGGTCACTGAGTTTTTCTCGTCGTTCTGGCGAGGAATCAAGGCTGTAGCAGTACCCGCGTTCGAATTCTTCAAGGCCCTGTTTGCCTGGACTCCGCAGGGTTTGATTGTGAATAACTGGGGGATCATCAGCCCGATATTCACGGCGATTTTCGCGCGTATCCAGGAGAACGCAACTTCGTTTTTCGCAAATCTCAAAGAGGCTTTCAGCTGGACGCCGTGGGGCTTGATAGTGAATAACTGGGGACCGGTCACTCAGTTGCTCGCGGCCATCTTCGATTTGCTGACGGCGCTGATCGTACCGCTCAAAGAGACGTTGCGCAGCGTATTCAATGACTACGTCCCGATGGACAAGATCAACGAACTCTGGGGTCAGGTGCCTGCGTTCTTTGCCGAAAAAACAGAATCCATTCGTGCCGTGATGATGGCGTTGGGGGCGATTTTCGGCTTGCCGTTCATGGGTTCACCGCTGGACATGTTTGATTTGAAATGGTCGCCATTGACCGACCGTATCCGTGAGTTTGCCGACAAGATCGAATCGTACATGGCGCCAATCAGGGAAATGCTCGGCGGCAGTTTCGGCGGGTTCATCACCAAGATCACCGGCAAGATCGAAGGCTTTGCTGACGCTCAGAAAAAAACCAATGCCGAAGGCAAGGGTGAACTGGCGCCAGCGTTCTTCGGTGGTGCCAGCGAGGCGGCGTCGGGTGCGTTGTCGGAACCCGGCAACTCGCTGCAAAAACCGTTGATGCAGGGCGGCTCTCTGCCGCAATCCTCCAGCGCCCTGATCCAGCAAAGCGCAATCAACAATCGCACGCAACTCGAAGGCGGCCTGACGGTGAGCTTCGTCAATGCCCCGCCGGGGATGCGTACCGATCAACCGCAAACCAATCAACCGGGCCTGGCGCTGTCTTCGCGCATTGGCTATCGCTCGTTGTCCGTGGGAGGTTCCAATGAACTGGCGTGA
- a CDS encoding phage tail protein: MNIDWSQLITKAMKETAAAAARLTEAQALLKSKNEVAAAQVARIQDRIDTLGYGIDLGEATTEDKAEQQALLGNLKQWKAYKYSLGKVITQAAWPVTPKWPVQPDVPMIVGDPALPPG; encoded by the coding sequence ATGAATATCGACTGGTCGCAATTGATCACCAAAGCCATGAAAGAGACAGCGGCTGCCGCAGCACGATTGACCGAAGCTCAAGCACTGCTCAAGAGCAAAAACGAGGTGGCAGCAGCACAGGTCGCTCGTATTCAGGATCGGATCGACACCCTCGGTTACGGCATCGATCTGGGGGAGGCGACGACTGAAGATAAGGCGGAACAGCAAGCACTGCTTGGCAACCTGAAACAGTGGAAAGCCTACAAGTACAGCTTGGGCAAAGTGATCACACAAGCTGCCTGGCCCGTGACGCCGAAGTGGCCTGTCCAGCCCGATGTTCCGATGATAGTGGGTGACCCGGCCTTGCCGCCGGGCTGA
- a CDS encoding DNA circularization protein: protein MNWRDRLLPASFRGVGFWIDSTKTPVGRKGQLHEYPQRDLPYFEDLGQQARIHDVTAFIIGADCLEQRDKLLKALEAGSGELVHPWLGRLQVKVGECDMTHTRQDGGLVTFTLKFYPDKPLQFPTASVSTQQAILLKAGTFQASALARFEQAMTMIKAARIGIANLRNSLAGVYEIIKEQLQPLITYYKDITDLVKAVKELPKELAAEFNGLLGDIKELKTFAKEGYRGVIADVSQQLEAIRKADAPKLTTGTDTNAAAQAMADLVQDTLIVKAAQWIASMPVASKPMKLPSTPSVNNQASQPITHQDVPSTDDTLAMLKNLVSTLDLAKNKSSPAHHQVASDLQDALVTHLKAVASSGIRVVTKTIQESAPALVIAYKYLGDATRALEIQQRNPTNHPGFSPNQVKVPGE, encoded by the coding sequence ATGAACTGGCGTGACCGTTTGTTGCCGGCATCCTTTCGCGGTGTCGGTTTCTGGATTGATTCGACGAAAACCCCGGTCGGTCGCAAGGGTCAGTTGCACGAGTATCCGCAGCGTGACCTGCCGTACTTCGAGGACCTTGGCCAGCAGGCGAGGATTCATGACGTCACGGCGTTCATCATCGGCGCCGATTGCCTGGAGCAGCGCGACAAGTTGCTCAAGGCATTGGAGGCGGGCAGTGGCGAGCTGGTGCATCCGTGGCTCGGACGCCTGCAAGTCAAGGTCGGCGAATGCGACATGACCCACACCCGCCAGGACGGCGGGTTGGTGACCTTTACCCTGAAGTTCTATCCCGACAAGCCGTTGCAGTTTCCGACTGCGTCCGTCAGTACCCAACAGGCAATACTGCTCAAGGCCGGGACTTTTCAGGCTTCTGCCCTCGCGCGGTTCGAGCAGGCGATGACGATGATCAAAGCGGCGCGGATCGGCATTGCCAATTTGCGTAACAGTCTCGCCGGGGTCTACGAGATCATCAAAGAACAGCTCCAGCCGCTGATCACGTACTACAAAGACATCACCGACCTGGTCAAAGCGGTCAAGGAGTTGCCCAAGGAGCTGGCGGCGGAGTTCAACGGCTTGCTCGGCGATATCAAGGAGCTGAAGACGTTTGCGAAGGAAGGCTACCGTGGCGTGATTGCCGACGTGTCGCAACAACTCGAAGCGATCCGCAAGGCCGATGCGCCGAAGCTCACCACCGGCACGGACACCAATGCGGCGGCGCAAGCCATGGCCGATCTGGTGCAGGACACGCTGATCGTGAAAGCGGCGCAGTGGATCGCGTCGATGCCGGTCGCCAGCAAACCGATGAAGTTGCCGTCGACGCCTTCCGTCAACAATCAGGCCAGCCAGCCAATCACTCATCAGGACGTGCCGTCCACCGACGATACGCTGGCGATGCTGAAGAATCTGGTCAGCACGCTGGATCTGGCGAAGAACAAATCCAGTCCTGCGCATCACCAGGTAGCCAGCGATTTGCAGGATGCGTTGGTCACTCACCTCAAGGCTGTTGCGTCCTCGGGTATACGGGTTGTCACTAAAACCATTCAGGAAAGCGCGCCGGCTCTGGTGATTGCCTACAAGTACCTGGGCGATGCCACGCGGGCCCTGGAAATCCAGCAACGCAACCCGACGAATCATCCCGGGTTCTCACCCAACCAAGTGAAAGTCCCCGGGGAGTGA